Part of the Flavobacteriales bacterium genome is shown below.
TTTGGTGAGAACTTTTCAGAAAGCATTTTACCATTTTTATATTTAATACCTGGTGTAATTATTTTTTCTTTGGGTAGAGTGCTTGCCAACGATTTTATCGGTAGAGGTTATCCAGAAATAAATACCTACATTGCTATAGTAATAGCTTTTACAAATCTTATTTTAAATGTATGGCTTATCCCACTTTATGGCATTAATGGAGCAGCAATAGCAACCTCAATTTCCTATACCTTTGATGTAATTATAAAATCTATTGTATTTTCTAAAAAAAATACCGTCCCATATTATGACTTTATTATTATGAAAATATCTGATTTTGAATTGTACAAAAACAAGGTTACAATTTTTTTTAAAAAGCGTTAAGATGCATGTTTTACTATTGACTACGGCATATAAGAATAAATTTAACCCTGTTAATTCATTATTCTTTTATGATCAGGCTAAGGCATTATTAAATAATGGATGTAAAGTTGGGGTAATCTGTCCCATGCCTATAACGTTTAATAATATTTTAAAATCTAAACGTTTTGTGTTTTCTGACGAGTTTTATGATGATGATAAAATAAAAACCTATGTTAGACCTTTCTTATCTATTCCTAAACTTAAAAAAAGAACAGCGAAAATCAGATTTGAAGAAGGCAAGTTTTTATTTAAAAAGTACATTATAGAAAATGGAAAGCCTGACGTGATTCATGTACATACCTTTTTAGCTGGAGAAATAGCTTTATGGATTAAAGATAAGTATAATATTCCTTTTGTTGTTACCGAGCATTCATCAGGCTTTGCTCGAGGAATTTATAACCAAAGACAATTACAACTTGCCAAACAAGTATTTACAAATAGTGAATGTAATATAGCTGTAAGTGAACCTTTTTGTAGTCTCTTAGAAGAAAAGACAAATGAGCATTTTAAGTATATCCCAAATGTTGTAGACACTAATTTTTTTACACTTCCTTCAAAGAAATCTAATGCAACAAATTTCACTTTTTTGAATGTTGGTCATTTAGATAAGAAGAAGAATCAATTAGGACTAATTAAAGCATTTAAGAAGTCTTTTTTTGGTCAAAATAGCTATCAGCTAAAAATTGTCGGAGACGGC
Proteins encoded:
- a CDS encoding glycosyltransferase; translated protein: MHVLLLTTAYKNKFNPVNSLFFYDQAKALLNNGCKVGVICPMPITFNNILKSKRFVFSDEFYDDDKIKTYVRPFLSIPKLKKRTAKIRFEEGKFLFKKYIIENGKPDVIHVHTFLAGEIALWIKDKYNIPFVVTEHSSGFARGIYNQRQLQLAKQVFTNSECNIAVSEPFCSLLEEKTNEHFKYIPNVVDTNFFTLPSKKSNATNFTFLNVGHLDKKKNQLGLIKAFKKSFFGQNSYQLKIVGDGSERKNLLDFVRDEKLELQVHLVGKKNRNEVKFEMQQADCFVLSSYYETFGVVLIEAMSCGLPVLSTKSEGPESIIKNSMLGTLCDLKDLDKEMLKIVKSNYNSDYIRKYIVDNFSEKIISKQLISIYSKIIKNR